From one Mya arenaria isolate MELC-2E11 chromosome 4, ASM2691426v1 genomic stretch:
- the LOC128232477 gene encoding electron transfer flavoprotein regulatory factor 1-like — MGSNPLRHKVIDLYKTLLYLGQDYPAGGDYFRPKLKAAFMKNKDVTDPNEIEMLLARGQYVVKELEALYMLKKYRTLKRRYYPEESKMKPPG, encoded by the exons ATGGGAAGCAATCCACTACGACACAAAGTAATTGACCTCTATAAAACA CTACTTTACCTAGGACAGGATTACCCTGCAGGTGGAGATTATTTCAGGCCGAAGCTTAAGGCAGCGTTCATGAAGAACAAAGACGTGACAGACCCCAATGAAATAGAAATGCTTCTAGCCCGAGGACAATATGTGGTGAAAGAACTTGAGGCCCTTTACATGCTTAAAAAGTACAGGACACTCAAAAGGCGGTATTACCCTGAAGAGTCAAAGATGAAACCTCCGGGGTGA
- the LOC128232469 gene encoding N-acetylglucosamine-6-sulfatase-like, with protein sequence MQHSEANLVSLLLVSVAMGVAQCADSPSQPNIVFVLTDDQDVTMGGETPMVKTKKLIGDQGIVFKNMFTVSPLCCPSRSSILSGRYVHNHGAVNNSVEGGCNGEGWRGDEEYMFPPRLQFRGYTTFFAGKYLNQYGMPDAGGVEHVPSGWDFWNGLVGNSKYYDYSLSVNGTEEKHQADYEKDYLTDLIRRRGIDFLEKRNKSAPFFMMLSTPACHGPDTPAPQYNTSFPEQMSPREGSYNVRGKDKHWLIRQTVVPMPNDTVASSDNIFRRRWRTLLSVDDMVEEVVQTLERQGALDNTYIFFSSDNGFHLGQFGLPVDKRQLYEFDIRVPLMVRGPGIKPNQTSDMLVANIDLAPTFMELALNYTIYLDGISLKAVLHPGSGPIPYRDTLLIEHYGEHTDTMKACPKFDNQDLSNCNNHCVCEDSLNNTFSCMLQRSPGKMLKVCQLQDDEDFVEIYDTFTDPYEFNNLAPSMEVSRLAALRKQLQQLVDCEGSACYTVTH encoded by the exons ATGCAGCATAGTGAGGCAAATCTTGTAAGCCTTTTGCTGGTGAGTGTGGCAATGGGTGTAGCTCAATGTGCGGATTCGCCCAGCCAGCCAAATATCGTTTTTGTGTTGACAGACGATCAGGATGTCACCATGGGAGGAGAG ACGCCGATGGTTAAGACAAAGAAGCTCATTGGAGATCAAGGAAtcgtatttaaaaatatg TTCACAGTGAGCCCACTTTGCTGTCCCAGTCGGTCAAGCATCCTGAGCGGACGTTACGTTCACAACCACGGCGCCGTTAACAACTCCGTTGAAGGTGGTTGTAACGGCGAGGGGTGGCGCGGGGATGAGGAGTACATGTTCCCTCCAAGACTCCAGTTCCGCGGTTATACCACTTTCTTCGCAGGAAAATATCTCAACCAG TACGGTATGCCAGATGCAGGAGGTGTTGAACATGTTCCCTCGGGCTGGGACTTCTGGAACGGCCTG GTTGGTAACTCCAAATACTACGACTACAGTTTGTCTGTGAACGGCACGGAAGAGAAACATCAGGCAGATTATGAAAAGGACTACCTCACCGACCTAATT CGCCGGCGCGGCATAGACTTCCTAGAGAAACGGAATAAATCGGCGCCGTTTTTTATGATGTTGTCCACCCCTGCCTGTCACGGCCCCGACACCCCTGCCCCACAGTACAACACCTCATTTCCGGAGCAGATGTCGCCCCGGGAAGGCAGTTACAACGTCAGAGGAAAG GACAAGCACTGGCTGATAAGACAAACGGTTGTACCTATGCCAAATGACACTGTAGCAAGTTCCGATAACATTTTCAGAAGGAG GTGGCGGACCTTGTTGTCCGTTGATGATATGGTGGAAGAAGTTGTTCAGACTTTGGAGCGTCAGGGCGCCCTCGATAACACATACATCTTCTTCTCCTCAGACAACGGCTTCCATCTTG GTCAGTTCGGGTTGCCAGTTGACAAGAGGCAGCTGTACGAGTTTGACATCCGGGTCCCGCTGATGGTCCGGGGGCCAGGAATCAAGCCTAATCAGACGTCAGAT ATGTTGGTGGCAAACATCGACCTGGCGCCCACGTTCATGGAGCTGGCGCTTAACTACACCATCTACCTGGACGGCATTTCCCTCAAGGCGGTTCTACATCCGGGGTCCGGACCCATCCCCTACAGGGACACGCTGCTCATAGAACACTACGGGGAACACACGGATACGATGAAGGCCTGTCCGAAGTTTGATAACCAAGACTTGTCA AATTGTAACAACCATTGTGTGTGCGAGGACAGTCTGAACAACACTTTCTCGTGCATGCTGCAGCGCTCTCCGGGCAAGATGCTTAAGGTCTGCCAGCTACAGGATGATGAG GACTTTGTGGAGATCTACGACACGTTTACGGACCCCTACGAGTTCAATAACCTGGCGCCATCCATGGAGGTGTCGCGGCTGGCGGCGCTCCGGAAACAGTTACAGCAACTGGTGGACTGTGAGGGGAGCGCGTGCTATACTGTCACACATTGA